The Longimicrobiales bacterium genome segment CTGCATCGCGTAATGGATGCCCTTGAGCGACGCGACCTCGACGAACCCGGCAGAGTCGCCGAGCACGACGACGCCGTTGCCGTGACGCCGCTCGGGCAGTGCGTGGAACCCTCCTTCGGGAATGGTCTTGGCGCCCCACTCGACCAGGTCGCCGCCTTCGAGATACTCCCGGAAAAACGGATGCGCCTTCATCTGCTGCAGCAGCACGTGCACGTCGAGGTTCGCATTGCCGTAATCCATGCCGGCAACCAGGCCGAGTGCCACGACGTTGGGCTCGAGCGGGTACATGAAGCTGCCGCCAAACGTGTCGTTCGGCAGCGGCCAGCCGAGCGTGTGCACGATCGCGTCGAGAGGCTTTTTCGTTTCCCAGATCTCCTTCACGCCGAGCGCGAAGATCTGCGGGTTGGCGGAGCTGATCTGCTGCCACTGGAAGAACGCCTGCGCGAGTGCGCCGCGCGTGCCCTCCGAGAGCGCAGTGACCTTTGCCGTGATGTCGGTGGGCGGCTCGTAGCGCGAGCCCTGCGACCCGTCGCGGTCCAGGCCGGTCGGCGCAGTGCGGATCCCTCGTACGGCGTCGCCTTCGACGAGCAGCGAGGCGGCCGGGAAGCCGGTGAACACGTTGACGCCGAGCGACTCCGCCTGCTCGCCCAGCCAGCGCACGATCTCGCAGATCGATGCGATGCGGTTGCCGTGGTTCTGCATGGTGGGCGGCGTCGGGATCCGGATCGCACGCGACTCCGTCAGCAGCATGACCCGCTCGTTCGTCACCGGCGCGCGCAACGGAAGCTGGTCATCGGGCAGGTCAGGGAAGAGCGTGCGGAACGGCGCAGGATTCACGACCGCACCCGAGAGGTTGTGCTCCCCGAGGGCGCCGGCCTTTTCGAGCACCGCGATCTCGATCTCACCGATGCCGCCGCCGTTCTCGTTGTCCTGCTGCACGAGCTGCGCGAGCCGGATCGCGCCGGCGAGGCCGGCTGGCCCTGCGCCCACGAAGACGACATCCATCTCGACAGCCTCGGCATCCGGCTGCTCGTTCAGAATCAACCGGTCGAGCGGTAGGTCCGGCTGGTGCTGTGCCGGCACGATCCGCCTGTTTCCCGCCATGTGGCTTCCCCCGTTCATGTCCCGGGCGACGCTCCGCTGTACGACCGCAGGCGCACGTCGCTCCGTCAGTTCACGTAGCTGCCCTGTTCCTGTGCATCATCGGCGGCGGACAGGAGCACTGCGCGTGCCGCGCTGCCCGCTTCCACGACTTCGACATCCTCCGGCACGATCAGCAGCGCGTCCGCACGTGCAGCACTCGTCAGCACACCCGAGCCCTGCGGGCCCGTGAGTCGCGCCTGCATCAGTCCGTCCTCACCGGCGGGATCGAGCCG includes the following:
- a CDS encoding electron-transfer flavoprotein:ubiquinone oxidoreductase, which encodes MAGNRRIVPAQHQPDLPLDRLILNEQPDAEAVEMDVVFVGAGPAGLAGAIRLAQLVQQDNENGGGIGEIEIAVLEKAGALGEHNLSGAVVNPAPFRTLFPDLPDDQLPLRAPVTNERVMLLTESRAIRIPTPPTMQNHGNRIASICEIVRWLGEQAESLGVNVFTGFPAASLLVEGDAVRGIRTAPTGLDRDGSQGSRYEPPTDITAKVTALSEGTRGALAQAFFQWQQISSANPQIFALGVKEIWETKKPLDAIVHTLGWPLPNDTFGGSFMYPLEPNVVALGLVAGMDYGNANLDVHVLLQQMKAHPFFREYLEGGDLVEWGAKTIPEGGFHALPERRHGNGVVVLGDSAGFVEVASLKGIHYAMQSGIFAAEAIFQALKNGDTSSSTLRRYDDLVNGSSIRSDLYARRNMRLAFKDGFYVGGAKAALMSLTGGAFPGGFIGSEPDAAHPRSADAPPQMPDSPLAIRKLDAVFKAGNATRDDIPSHLIVGQDIPAEVAEMYVHMCPAGVYERDGDRLIVNAPNCIDCKATDVIGPRWTPREGGSGPSYRRM